GAAATATTAGAGTTTAGATAAATAAGCTATGTTAGAGATGTCGAATTTCAATTATATCTATAAAATATTATGTGCTTAGTTTTGAAGTTAGTCGAATTAAATCCTTTTTTATTATGAtaatgtaaaaataattattattattataatagtaTAACActactttttattattattattattattattattattattattattattattattattattattgtgggATATTGTTTTTCACTATCATAATTATcctaaaagataaataatacaatataattAATAGAGAATGTaaactattatttattttttatataaaatatgttTATCAATTAGTTATTTAGTTAGATATAAGAtgttctaaaaaaataaaaaaaaaatgtattcgtatgttttttttttctcaaacaagcaaagacaaaaatcaaaatatcaaatatgATTTCCATCTCACATTTATAGAGAGAAGGGGATATAACTGTAATTGGTCTGTTAGAGGTTACTTCTTACTCATAACTCCTCTCATGATAACTTACTCTCAACATACCTTGTTATGCTTCTTCCTCAATTCTTATTCAATCTTCCCTTTTTCAAGTTTGGTGCTTTGATAGTTATGTGATTGTAGGAAGAATATAGAGTAATAGATGGAATTTGAGGAAGCTCATAAAAATCTTCGTGCCATAAGACTTTTGTATAGTCTTCTTCATAATAATACCGTACAATTACAACATCAATTTTCAGATGATGTAAGTGCTtttttttcctctattcttttgtatGTCATAGTTATACGGTagcattgctttttttttttaattgtggTTTCTTATTCATCACTTTCAATTGTCATAAAAGTTGATATTCTTCTGTACTAAtttcattgttattttatttttgcagTTGATTGAGAGAGCTCGTGGTTTGTTAAAGAGTTTGCTAGATGTTGCTGTTGTAAGTGTTTTTCAGACACATTTAAAGGTGAAGTTAAGATAGACTGCATCACAAACTGCACCATGACAGGATGATTttgttagtttaattttgttttcttcataCTTATTTTTTTCAGATAATAACAACACAATCAAATGTCTCAGAAACATCACTCGATCAAGGAAAAGATGTGACACCACATAAGGAGGAAGACTTACAGAAGAAGTTGATATCTGAGATAGAAGAAAAAGATAGCATCTCTAATAATGGAGGAGAAAATAATCCAACACAAATTAGCTTATGTGAGAAAATTGATTTGGTTAGTGCAACAACAACTATGCCTATTGAGTATAGCAAAGAGAGTACTGGTGAAGACCATCATAATAATGGTGATGAGTCCAATGAAGACAAGAATATACCACTGCTGAGTACAATTGATGAGCTTCAATACAATTCTAGTGATACCGAACATGTTGAATCCTCAAATCAGAAGGACTTTTGCGATGATTTGCTTAGTGCAATGAAAAGAATTGAATCTCGTATGTTTGCTTTGCAACTTTGCTCAAATCTTGTAAGTTCCACAAAGAACAATGCAGATAAGCAAAATTTGGTCCAAGTAACAAATCTAGATAGGCCTCGCTGTATCAACTGGCCACAGAAATGGGGAAAATGTGGTAAGAAACAATCCAATGGCTCGGTCAGAAGCTGATCAAAATCATGAGAAAAAGAGTCTTGAACATTCTTATAGACATCTGCCAGTGAAATCCACAGCTTCCAGCATTGCAAGGAAACAACCACAACCACATCAGATGGTGATAAGACCAACACTACTGGATCAAAGGTACAGTGGAATTAAGGTATTCTCCCATAAAAATAGAGAAGGGTCTGCATTACACAGAAAAGGATCCCATAAGGAAAGGGATGAACCACAAGACAAGGATGATGATGAAGTTGAGGAGTCTAGTTCAAATAACTATCAATCTTCTTCTAGCTGGACCTCACAAGAAGTAAGTGCCAATGGTAGTGGTGGTAACAGTTCTGAGGACCACTCCTTGCAAGGTGAGATAGAAGTTTCCACATCAGGAACTATGGTTGATGCATCATATGAATATAGTTCAGAGGAGTGTGATAATAATTCTTATACATCtaatgataattataattataactCTTTGAATAGCTCTGATAGCCTCAAGTCTGGTAGATActacaacaaaataaaacctGAGAAAAAAGTTGGAGGACTAAGGAAGCTGAAGAACAAGTTGGGACTAATCtttcaccaccaccaccatcatcatcaCTATCACCATGATAATGATGATAATTATGATGATGATGGAAGCATTGACTCAAAGAGGAGGCAAAGACACTCTATGTGGAGTAACTTGCAGAATGTCTTCCACCATAAGAACAAGCATCATGGGATGATAACGAATGGAAGCGATGAGAAGCCAAGGAGAGGAAGTGTTGTTGCAAGAGTGACTCACAAGAACCAGGTTGGACAGTTTCACAGGCTTGTGGAAGGGCTCATGGGACACATGCGGCATGCAAAGAAGCCCAAGAAACCTCACAAGGTTGCTGTGAAAGGTTCAAGGAATGCCCCACATGGACatagaaagaagaatccaaatTGGTGGAAAATGCTACAACAACACCGGGGAGTGAAGGTGAAGAATAGAGGTAGAGTTAGAAAAGAGTTCATAGGCCAAAAATCACCAAAGATGCTTACTTAGTGTGAGTTTGTATGCAcatttggattttattttagTGTATATAGAATTTGAATATGGTGatacaaaattttgttttagtgTATGTGTATGTACTCATGGGATGGTTGTTGAAAGCGGTTTCTGTCCCTTTTACTGGTTTCTTGAATTGAAGTTGGTCTTGTTATAATGTATGTGCAATGTAGTTCTGTATTTTGGCTACTAATGTTTTGGTAATTGAAGATTTGTAATGGTTGGTTCTTGCTCTTGCTCTCTCACCTATGGTGCAATTTGTGTGATATGGAAAACACTGTTAGCAACACTATTACATGTATTATATGGTTAAGACTTAAGACCTTGAAAATTCATTTCATTTTTGTTTGTTCTAATACTAGTAATTGTAATCATTTACAAATTCATATTTAAGTACTATGAATATTATTTAAAGAGAAGTACTAGGGCATCaagttttataatttataactattaagtagttattattaatatttttaatggtgtgagattatatctaatagtataaaattatttttttttggtaataaAAAGGGGCCTAAGCCCAAGGAAAGAAAAGCATTAGTTACGGTCTTGAATTACATTAAGAGTACGAGAGAGTATAATTTTTTGAATATCTTCTTATAATAGTGTTTCTAAATTTTTGGGAGCTATGCtggccaaattttaataaaactgCTCGCCTCTTATTCAAATAATGTTTATATTGCAAATATGACtcaattaaaaaagaaaagaactttacaaagatataatattttaactaaaattgACTCATTTAATAATTTAGGCCTACAAACTATTTaaacatactatactactagattaaaaaaaaaagtgtaaaaTCCCGTAGAATTTGTTTTTGgctaatatttttagttattaatttaattattttaatttaataatctaataatatatttttaactcacacttttaaatattattaattaattattgactaaaaataataaattatgttagtcctctaatatttttataattgattatatgaagattaactaattttaatttatttattattatgtttgtAAAAAAAGTTAAGTGAATTGtgaatgtaattttttttacattgacATACATATTCATtgaattttgtaatttattccGATTTCtatatctcaaatttttttaattttttttaaatacaaattgAACGTCCTATTTTTATACTTCTACAAatcagtttaatttttatttttctaattaaacgATTCCACATTTAAAAATAATACCAAAcagttcatattttaaaaaaatattattgtcactctaatataaaaatcaaaaaatattttttttgggtAAAATCCTTTAATTTCAACCTCGGGCTTCTCAGACTAGCCCAGCCGTGATAGGCTTAACTGCTTAAGTCCTTAACTCCTAAAGGCTTATCATATATTCAGGCCCATGAGAAAGCCCAAATCATTGTATTGCAGTGTTAGGCCCGGGCTTAAGCCCGAAGGCTACATAGTCCTGCTCCCCCATCCACCTTCGTCTTCGTCTTTGACAAATCGCTGTCTCCTTTCAGCTGCTGAGGACATCGACGCCGGCAAAAGAGCTTCAACTCACTGCGTAGGAAAAACACCAAAACCCAGGTAGCACACTTCTTTTTAATTCtcaataacaattttttttgtcgTTTCATTAGGGTTCTGTGCATGCAAATCCGTAACCCTGTTAATTGTTATTCCTTCTCAATTTTAATACATGGTTAGGAATTTTGATATGCGTTCATTTTATTCTGTGCGGGCTtcgtattttattttatttttttatgtataattcTGAATTTAAATTGGCACAATATGTAACATAGGTCTTGtggtgatttttttttttttttttatggttgAGATCTGAGTACTTGTGAAAATTGAATGTCGTGGTAATCAATTTGGTATAATGTTAGTATGCTACAATTTGGTGGGGAATTTGAGGATTGGGGAGTGGAgagataaaaaaagaaaatttcgAAGTTTGAAACCTTTTCAAAGGGTATGCTAAGGTTAAGGTGTGAAAAGATGGAAAAGGAATATCTATGAGAAACGATTTATATGTAACAGTATGACTTAGATGGTTGATAGACCAAAACGGTGAACTTCAAGTCAATGCTTTAGGTCATCTTTTGTAATGAAGCAGGATGTGAAGTTTTGATTGCAATGTACATTTTTATCTTAAACAGGTGAATTACAGACAAATATCTCAACTAGGTTTAATAGTAGCATGCGGATTTTTGTTGGTGTGTGTACTATATTGAGAAAATGTGTTTGGTGGTTCATGGTCTTTAGCATAAGTTTTCTACCTGAGATCTCTctccatcttttttttttgtcaaatattTTTGAGAAGTTTAAACTCTATTATGTATACTGATAGAACTTTTGCTGGAAGTTGAACATTCTGTAATGAGAGCACACAGCACATTATATCATGCTATCTTATTTTCAATAGTTGTGTTGTAATTGGTTTCCTGCTGTCCCTTTGGCGTTGGATTGCATATCTTACTGTTGCACTTGTAAATTGTAATTTTAGGATTCTAGCTTATGTTAGCATATGCTTTCACTCTTTGAGGATTTGTAGTGTGGGAGTTTTATGACTTTTTACCTTTGAGGATTGAGTTCGTTAACATTTGACCTTTTTGGATTCAGGAAACTGTTTTGTCTCCTATTAAAAGGTATCGTAATAGATTCTCTCTTTTCAATTGGTACAATATACAAGATCATGTGGTTTGGACATAACACATAGTGTTATTTTTGCTTTGCTAAGTGTGGTGGTTATTCAAATTGCAGGATACAATGACAAATGAGAATACAAGCAGTGTTGAGATAGATTATGAATATGAAGATTATAATAGTTCAAAGCGCCCAAAAATGACATCCAAAGTATGGGAAGATATGCAGCGAATCCAAACAACTGATGGAAGTAAAGCTCTGTGCAAGCATTGTGGAAAGATGTTGCAAGCTAATTGTGGGACTTCTCATTTGAAACGTCACTTAATGATATGCCCGAAGCGTCCAAAAACTGCTGATCATACTGAAGATTCAATGCCTACAGTTTGTTTCAGAGGTAGTGGCAGTGCCAAAGGTAAGCAGAATTTTTTCTGACCAAACATTTCCTATTTGTTATAGGCTCCAAGAATTTTGAATTCACTACAGTTGAATCTCTTATACTTGATATGATTTAAGTTGCTAATAAAAACACATTACATGTCAGTTGGGAAGTTAATGCAACACAGTAGCCATTTTAGAGTACGAGATTAGTTGTTCCCTTCGCTCGTTCCATTCAtctgaaattttaatattttgataaaGAGAAAATCTATGCTACATCTATGGTGGTAAGTGGTAAGTTGACACAGCTCATTTACTGTGTCTCTGTTGATTACATTTACATTTCATCCAACTGAATTGTGGGGCTCTGTGACTTTGCCATTTGTACAAAGAAAACCCTGTTTGATTACATTTCATCATCATTCACGTCTAATTGTTTTTTTCCTTGGGTAGATTCTGGATTAAACACACTGCTTATGGTTCGTCCATTAAAGGTTGAACCCGAATCCCAAGTCACAATTTATTCACAGAATCCAAATATTAGGGTACCAACTGCCATTCCATCTATAGAAAACACCCCCAGTTCCATACGAGAACTACATGAGAAAAACAGTTCCAATTTGTTGCTGCCTGGCATTGAATCCCCCCAGAATGAAGAGGAACTTGTACTGAACGATGTAGAAATGAAAGCATTTTATGCTTCTCTTGATGCTGAGACCTCAGTTACATCACCTTCCCAAGATATCTCAGCCGTTACCGAATCATCGAACAGCACACCATGTGAAGAGACCAAGAATGCATTGCAAACACTGCAAGACCTTCTCTCCAAAGACTTCTCTGCACTAGTGCATCCTGGACAGTGTGGTACCTTCAAATCTACTATAGATTACCTTTCCAAGTTGTCTTCTGACGATGGAGTCTCATCAGAAATAAAGTTGTTGATATTAGAAGTTTCAAGAGAATTCACCAGGTGGAGTTGTGACTACAATGATGCTAGTAGGAAAATAGAGTCTGCCAGTGCCAACATCTTGAAAGCAGATAAACTAGAAGAGAGTCTTGAAGTGAACAAGAATCAGTTCAAGGAAGTCTTGTCGTTGGAAAATGAGTTAAGCAACCAGATCGCGAGCTTGgagcagaagaagaaagagctAGAAGAGCAAATAAGTGCCATTAAGGCTAACTTATCTGTTTTTCAATCAGCAAAGAACACAGCTATTAAGAGGAAAAGGGAAGTCTTTGAAGAAGCAAAGACACTCAAAGCACAAAGAGATGAGTTGAGGGACCAAGTGCCTCACTTGAGAGATGAGTGTGAAGAGGCCAAGAAAATACAAGCAAATTTAAGAGCTGAATGGACAAAGCTTGGAGAAAAATTTAGCAAAGGCTTAACTGGGGTAAATTGTGAGGACTCGGATGGTATGGCTATTCAGATATGTCAACcagaaaatcaaatttaaaaatctgattttgattttatttcatatAGATAGCTTCCTTCATACCAACTCAATGATGACCTATAAATTGCTCTGATACTTGTTAGAACTCCAGGAGGAGAAAGCTAGTGACTTTAATTTCATGAGGATAATGGTTATGATCGTTCAATGTTTAGTTGTTTACACTGTCAAATTATGATTGATAACGGGTGTGAGCCACTTCACCGATTTCAGTTTTTTAAGTTCATTGCTTTTACTCTACTTTATAATACAAAGTCAACGTTTATTCAATCTTTTAGTTATAGAGAATATTAACCTGTCACTCGCATTCTTATTGGGGGAAAaacttttttactttttataattgGACATTTATTAAACCGAAGACACTAGACGACCTTATATATTTTTCCCCTTAAATCGTTATTCGTTAAATAGTTGTATTGTTAACAGTCAAAAACCCTCAAAAAAACGGtgatttatatttaatatagaGTAATATTtccatatttttataaaaattaatttctattCCAAACAttcatgattattttttattaacatcATTTTTCAACATTATGATCTCAATAGAAGAATTGGTCAAAGTTAGTTTGGATTTTGGACTACCCAACTAAATTATATCTTATTCTTAACAAGATTGAATCCAAAACATAACggtattatatatattataaaagtaACAGTATTTTAAATAACTAGAATTAGGCGCAAACATTAAATTAatgatagtatataataaatattaaaaatggctatattttgtagaattaaattaaatatgtgtAAATTTTAGAAATGATTTTGTAAGCAAAA
The genomic region above belongs to Arachis stenosperma cultivar V10309 chromosome 5, arast.V10309.gnm1.PFL2, whole genome shotgun sequence and contains:
- the LOC130983059 gene encoding protein KOKOPELLI gives rise to the protein MARSEADQNHEKKSLEHSYRHLPVKSTASSIARKQPQPHQMVIRPTLLDQRYSGIKVFSHKNREGSALHRKGSHKERDEPQDKDDDEVEESSSNNYQSSSSWTSQEVSANGSGGNSSEDHSLQGEIEVSTSGTMVDASYEYSSEECDNNSYTSNDNYNYNSLNSSDSLKSGRYYNKIKPEKKVGGLRKLKNKLGLIFHHHHHHHHYHHDNDDNYDDDGSIDSKRRQRHSMWSNLQNVFHHKNKHHGMITNGSDEKPRRGSVVARVTHKNQVGQFHRLVEGLMGHMRHAKKPKKPHKVAVKGSRNAPHGHRKKNPNWWKMLQQHRGVKVKNRGRVRKEFIGQKSPKMLT
- the LOC130983299 gene encoding uncharacterized protein LOC130983299, with protein sequence MTNENTSSVEIDYEYEDYNSSKRPKMTSKVWEDMQRIQTTDGSKALCKHCGKMLQANCGTSHLKRHLMICPKRPKTADHTEDSMPTVCFRGSGSAKDSGLNTLLMVRPLKVEPESQVTIYSQNPNIRVPTAIPSIENTPSSIRELHEKNSSNLLLPGIESPQNEEELVLNDVEMKAFYASLDAETSVTSPSQDISAVTESSNSTPCEETKNALQTLQDLLSKDFSALVHPGQCGTFKSTIDYLSKLSSDDGVSSEIKLLILEVSREFTRWSCDYNDASRKIESASANILKADKLEESLEVNKNQFKEVLSLENELSNQIASLEQKKKELEEQISAIKANLSVFQSAKNTAIKRKREVFEEAKTLKAQRDELRDQVPHLRDECEEAKKIQANLRAEWTKLGEKFSKGLTGVNCEDSDGMAIQICQPENQI